From a region of the Bacteroidia bacterium genome:
- a CDS encoding RNA methyltransferase — protein MEKPEGLAPLLHYLSGFISEARQKKFMEVIRWRTRHLTVVLEDIYQPHNASAVLRSCDCFGIQDVHIIENRNKYTINPDVALGSTKWLNLIKYNRTEQNSKEALESLRKKGYRLVATSPHSNDTDIRELHINKPLALIFGTELEGISETVREMADDYVRIPMYGFSESFNISVSAAICLSHLVGKLHRLSGWELTEREKEQVLLEWYRSSIHRCDSIEKDFLERSGQQ, from the coding sequence ATGGAAAAGCCTGAAGGTCTTGCGCCTTTACTTCATTACCTTTCCGGTTTCATCTCCGAAGCCCGGCAGAAGAAATTCATGGAGGTGATCCGGTGGCGTACGCGGCATCTCACCGTTGTACTGGAGGATATTTACCAACCACACAATGCCAGCGCCGTGCTGCGCTCCTGTGACTGCTTCGGAATACAGGATGTACACATCATTGAGAATCGAAACAAGTATACGATTAATCCGGATGTAGCCCTTGGTTCCACCAAATGGTTGAATTTAATAAAGTACAACCGGACTGAACAAAACTCGAAAGAAGCGCTTGAGTCGCTGCGAAAGAAGGGTTATCGTCTGGTTGCTACTTCCCCGCACAGCAATGATACTGACATCCGCGAACTGCACATCAACAAACCCCTTGCACTTATTTTCGGTACGGAGCTGGAAGGAATCAGTGAAACGGTTCGTGAGATGGCGGATGATTATGTGAGAATCCCTATGTACGGATTCTCTGAGAGTTTTAATATTTCTGTTTCGGCCGCAATCTGCCTGAGTCATTTGGTTGGAAAACTGCACCGGCTTTCCGGATGGGAACTGACGGAACGGGAAAAAGAGCAGGTGCTGCTGGAATGGTACAGGAGTTCTATCCATCGCTGTGATAGTATAGAGAAAGATTTCCTGGAACGGAGCGGACAGCAATAA
- a CDS encoding 30S ribosomal protein THX codes for MGKGDKRSKKGKIRLGSYGNTRRKKKKGGNKGPAKAGKSKTKK; via the coding sequence ATGGGAAAAGGAGATAAACGCAGTAAAAAAGGCAAGATCCGCCTCGGCTCTTATGGCAATACACGCCGGAAAAAGAAAAAGGGTGGAAACAAAGGTCCCGCAAAGGCCGGCAAGAGCAAGACGAAAAAATAA